One Terriglobia bacterium genomic window, GCGGCAATTACGATTGCCGAAGTGATTCCAAAGCCGGCATGGCCGGTGACGGCGCCTTTGTCGACATGAACCATCTCCGCGAGTTGGAGTCCCGTTCCGACCGCCGCCAGGGCGCCCACCGCAGCCCAGAGTGTCAACCCATATCCCAGGCGATGTAATTCCGGTCTTCGGGTGTACACGGCCCAGGCATCGTAAATCGTGGCGATGATCATCAGCGCGATCGGGAAGTGAACGATCAGTTTATGAATCGGAACATCAAACATAGGGTTTCAATCAGTCCAGAGGCGGCTCGAAACAGAGCCTGCAGCGCGCTTCGTAAGCGTCCGTGGCGCCGACCAGGAGCAGGTCGCTGTTCTCGACCAGCCGCTGCGTCCGGTTCGCCGGAGCGCCGCAGCGGACGCAAATGGCGAGTGTTTTGGTGATGTACTCCGCGATTGCCAGCAATTGCGGCATTGGATCGAAGGGTTTGCCCCTGAAATCCTGGTCGAGGCCGGCGACGATCACGCGTTTGCCCGTATCGGCTAACTTATTGCAGACATAGACCAGGTCCAGATCGAAAAACTGCCCTTCATCGATTCCGATGACCTGCGTCCGGCCATCCAGTAAATCAAGGATTTCCCGCGGCCGCGTCACCAGCTGGGATTTGATCTTCATGTCGCTGTGGCTGACGATGTGATCCTCGCTGAAGCGGTCATCCACTTTTGGTTTAAAAATCTGAACGCGCTGCCGGGCAATCTGGGCACGCCGCAGCCGGCGGATCAATTCTTCGCTTTTTCCGCTGAACATGCTGCCGCAGATCACTTCGATCCAGCCCAGATTTACGCGTTGATGGTGCAGTTGCTCACTCATATCGAATCGAACGAAAAGGACGCCAATTATACTTATAATGATTCGCGATGGCAGAAATTACTCGACGATCATCGATTCCGGTTAACGTTGGCGGCGTTTGGGTTGGCGGCAGCCATTCTATTGCCGTTCAATCCATGACCAATACGGATACAGCGGACGTCAATGCCACCGTCAAACAGACCGAGGCTCTTTCCGCTGCGGGGTCGGAGCTGGTTCGAGTGACCGTGAATACCCGCGAAGCCGCCCAGGCTCTGCCGGAGATTGTAAAGCGCCTTCGCGACCGGCATATCACCGTCCCGATCATCGGCGATTTCCACTACAACGGTCACATTCTGCTCCGCGAGTACCGCGATTGCGCGCGTATGCTCGACAAATACCGCATCAATCCCGGCAATGTGGGCGTCGGACGCCAACACGACGACAACTTTCGAGCCATTATCGAAATTGCCAACGAGTATGCTAAACCCGTCCGGATTGGAGTGAACTGGGGCTCGCTGGATCAGTCGCTTGTCACGCGCCTGATGGATGAAAACGCCAGAAGCGCCGAGCCCAGAGACTCGCGCTGGGTCATCATGGAAGCCATGGTGCGCAGCGCCATCGATTCGGCGGAGATGGCCGAATCCTACGGTATGCCCAAAGACCGGATCATCCTGAGCGCAAAGGTATCCGGCGTGCAAGATCTCATCGACGTGTACCGCGAATTGGCGCGCCGGTCCAGTTACGCTTTGCATCTCGGTCTTACGGAAGCGGGGATGGGACGGAGCGGCGTCGTCGCGAGCACCGCAGCTCTCTCCGTCCTGTTGCAGGAAGGTATCGGCGACACGATCCGCGTCAGCTTGACACCTTCACCCGGAGGCGATCGTACCGAAGAGGTGCGAACCTGCCAGGATATTCTGCAAAGTCTTGGAATCCGCACGTTTTCGCCTCGTGTGACGGCATGTCCCGGCTGCGGCCGGACCACCAGTACACTTTTCCAGGAAATGGCAGCCAACATTCAGGAGTATTTGAGTTCCCAGATGCCGGTGTGGCGCCAGACCTATCCCGGTGTCGAAGGCCTGAAGGTCGCCGTGATGGGCTGCG contains:
- a CDS encoding thymidine kinase, translated to MSEQLHHQRVNLGWIEVICGSMFSGKSEELIRRLRRAQIARQRVQIFKPKVDDRFSEDHIVSHSDMKIKSQLVTRPREILDLLDGRTQVIGIDEGQFFDLDLVYVCNKLADTGKRVIVAGLDQDFRGKPFDPMPQLLAIAEYITKTLAICVRCGAPANRTQRLVENSDLLLVGATDAYEARCRLCFEPPLD
- a CDS encoding DUF2231 domain-containing protein, which codes for MFDVPIHKLIVHFPIALMIIATIYDAWAVYTRRPELHRLGYGLTLWAAVGALAAVGTGLQLAEMVHVDKGAVTGHAGFGITSAIVIAALAGIRYSAQAQEQKDYRIGWLVVEVIAAALIFATAITGHRL
- the ispG gene encoding flavodoxin-dependent (E)-4-hydroxy-3-methylbut-2-enyl-diphosphate synthase, whose product is MAEITRRSSIPVNVGGVWVGGSHSIAVQSMTNTDTADVNATVKQTEALSAAGSELVRVTVNTREAAQALPEIVKRLRDRHITVPIIGDFHYNGHILLREYRDCARMLDKYRINPGNVGVGRQHDDNFRAIIEIANEYAKPVRIGVNWGSLDQSLVTRLMDENARSAEPRDSRWVIMEAMVRSAIDSAEMAESYGMPKDRIILSAKVSGVQDLIDVYRELARRSSYALHLGLTEAGMGRSGVVASTAALSVLLQEGIGDTIRVSLTPSPGGDRTEEVRTCQDILQSLGIRTFSPRVTACPGCGRTTSTLFQEMAANIQEYLSSQMPVWRQTYPGVEGLKVAVMGCVVNGPGESKHAHVGISLPGTGEEPKAPVYVDGRLMTTLKGPTIVNDFIAIVDNYLETRFGK